From Acidobacteriota bacterium, a single genomic window includes:
- the gmk gene encoding guanylate kinase, with amino-acid sequence MQGNLIIVSAPSGAGKTTLVSAVLADLPRVSPSVSYTSRPPRSGELDGLHYHFVTRADFTAMIEQGEFLEWAEVHGNFYGTSRVYVEKLRAAGEDVILTIDVQGATQTRRLFPDAVGVFIMPPSYQAMRARLGERGANRGADLALRLQNARAEIAECANFDYVIINDEVEPAVAELAAIILAERCRCTRRQAELERIRQTFESTI; translated from the coding sequence ATGCAGGGGAACTTAATCATCGTTTCCGCCCCGTCAGGCGCGGGGAAAACCACGTTGGTGAGCGCCGTGCTGGCAGACCTGCCGCGTGTCAGTCCGTCAGTCTCTTATACTTCACGCCCACCGCGCAGCGGCGAACTGGACGGTCTGCACTATCATTTCGTCACGCGCGCGGATTTTACCGCCATGATCGAACAGGGCGAGTTCTTGGAATGGGCCGAAGTCCACGGGAATTTTTATGGCACTTCGCGTGTTTATGTTGAAAAGTTACGGGCGGCTGGCGAGGATGTCATTCTGACGATTGATGTGCAGGGCGCGACGCAAACACGCCGCCTTTTCCCCGACGCCGTCGGCGTCTTTATCATGCCGCCTTCTTATCAGGCGATGCGCGCGCGGTTGGGTGAGCGCGGGGCCAATCGCGGCGCGGATTTGGCCTTGCGCCTGCAAAATGCGCGGGCTGAAATCGCGGAATGCGCAAATTTTGATTACGTTATCATCAACGACGAAGTGGAACCGGCGGTCGCCGAATTGGCGGCCATCATCCTGGCCGAGCGCTGCCGTTGCACACGACGCCAAGCCGAACTCGAACGTATTCGGCAAACTTTTGAGTCAACTATCTAA
- the coaBC gene encoding bifunctional phosphopantothenoylcysteine decarboxylase/phosphopantothenate--cysteine ligase CoaBC gives MAAKVLLGVTGCIGAYKAAEVLRGLQKAGVEVRVMMTRHATEFIAPLTFEALSGYPVIVEMFDRPSHAEIEHISLARWAELILIAPATANCLAKFAHGLADDFLSTVYLSNTNPVMIAPAMNVEMWQHAATQANLATLKTRGVHLIEPGSGYQACGEIGAGRLAEPAEIVARALANLKSQISNLKLQDLTGEHILLTAGPTVEDLDPVRFITNRSSGKMGYALAVAAQARGARVTLVSGPTRLPPPAHVETINVRSTREMYDAVLSRLSDATVFIGCAAVADFRPAQKADNKIKKLGRTNITLELETTEDIIAAVGAAPNPNHRLVIGFAAESQELLAYAERKLREKGLDAIVANDITRQDAGFDTDTNAATILRRDGSRTELPLQDKRALAERVLDELPRLRKV, from the coding sequence ATGGCTGCCAAAGTTCTGCTCGGCGTCACCGGTTGCATCGGCGCTTACAAAGCTGCCGAAGTCTTGCGCGGCTTGCAAAAAGCTGGTGTTGAGGTGCGCGTGATGATGACGCGGCACGCCACCGAATTCATTGCGCCACTGACGTTCGAGGCGCTCTCTGGTTACCCGGTTATCGTCGAGATGTTCGACCGGCCCAGCCACGCCGAGATCGAACACATCAGCCTGGCGCGTTGGGCCGAGTTGATTCTGATCGCGCCCGCCACCGCCAATTGCCTGGCCAAATTCGCCCACGGCCTGGCCGACGATTTCCTTTCGACGGTTTATCTCTCGAACACAAATCCGGTAATGATTGCACCCGCGATGAATGTCGAGATGTGGCAGCACGCGGCGACACAAGCCAATCTGGCCACATTGAAAACGCGCGGTGTGCACCTCATCGAGCCGGGCAGCGGTTACCAAGCCTGTGGCGAAATCGGCGCGGGACGTTTGGCTGAACCGGCAGAAATCGTGGCGCGCGCGCTCGCCAATCTCAAATCTCAAATCTCAAATCTCAAATTGCAAGATTTGACGGGCGAACACATCCTGCTCACCGCTGGCCCCACCGTCGAAGACCTCGACCCGGTGCGTTTCATCACCAACCGTTCCTCCGGCAAGATGGGCTATGCGTTGGCTGTGGCCGCCCAGGCACGCGGCGCGCGCGTCACGCTGGTTTCCGGGCCGACGCGCTTGCCACCGCCCGCCCACGTCGAAACCATCAATGTGCGTTCGACGCGCGAGATGTATGACGCCGTGCTCAGCCGCCTGTCTGACGCGACGGTCTTTATCGGCTGCGCCGCCGTCGCCGATTTTCGGCCCGCGCAAAAGGCCGACAACAAGATCAAAAAACTAGGCCGTACCAACATCACGCTCGAACTCGAAACGACCGAAGACATCATTGCCGCAGTCGGGGCCGCCCCGAATCCGAATCACCGCCTTGTGATTGGCTTTGCCGCCGAATCGCAGGAGTTGCTCGCTTACGCCGAGCGCAAGTTACGCGAAAAAGGCCTGGACGCCATTGTCGCCAACGACATCACGCGGCAGGATGCCGGATTTGACACCGACACCAATGCCGCCACGATTTTGCGCCGCGATGGTTCGCGTACAGAATTGCCGTTGCAGGACAAACGTGCGCTGGCGGAACGCGTGTTGGACGAGCTTCCGCGCCTGCGCAAGGTTTGA
- a CDS encoding YicC family protein, producing the protein MLKSMTGYGKGTVTGENFTVTVDMRSVNNRNLDIHWRAPQDLAPLEIPLKKQVQAVLARGRVDVNVSFQQTGDTTFELNRPLIRGYLEAMRLMRDEFGLSGEPDLAALARLPNVLIAPTSNTLNDTVLQGIEAALTQALTALVAMRAVEGHELQKELLSRVDRIEKNVTIIEANAGSIADFYREKLQKRLSEVLEKAVVDEARLAQEVAYLAERCDISEEIARLNSHLVQLRELISGDGEIGKKLDFLLQETNREANTILSKASELEICDAAIDIKTEVEKLREQANNVE; encoded by the coding sequence ATGCTCAAAAGTATGACAGGCTACGGCAAAGGTACCGTGACGGGTGAGAATTTCACCGTGACGGTGGACATGCGCTCGGTCAACAACCGCAACCTGGACATTCATTGGCGCGCGCCGCAAGACCTCGCGCCGTTGGAAATTCCGTTGAAAAAACAGGTTCAAGCCGTCCTCGCGCGTGGGCGTGTAGACGTGAACGTCAGCTTCCAACAGACCGGCGACACCACGTTTGAATTGAATCGCCCTTTGATTCGCGGCTACCTCGAAGCCATGCGCCTGATGCGCGATGAATTCGGCCTGTCCGGCGAACCTGATCTGGCGGCGCTGGCCCGATTGCCCAATGTGCTGATTGCGCCGACCAGCAACACGCTCAACGATACCGTCTTGCAAGGCATCGAAGCCGCCCTGACCCAGGCGCTGACGGCGCTGGTGGCGATGCGCGCCGTCGAAGGCCACGAGTTGCAAAAGGAACTGTTGAGCCGCGTTGACCGCATCGAAAAGAACGTCACGATCATCGAAGCCAACGCGGGCAGCATTGCCGACTTTTACCGCGAGAAGCTGCAAAAGCGGCTGAGCGAGGTGCTCGAAAAAGCCGTCGTGGATGAAGCGCGGCTGGCGCAGGAAGTCGCCTATCTGGCTGAACGCTGTGACATCAGCGAAGAGATCGCGCGCCTGAACAGTCATCTAGTCCAGTTGCGCGAGTTAATTAGTGGCGATGGCGAAATCGGCAAGAAACTCGATTTTCTGTTGCAGGAAACCAATCGCGAGGCCAACACGATCTTGTCCAAGGCTTCCGAGTTGGAAATCTGTGACGCCGCGATTGACATCAAGACGGAAGTCGAAAAACTGCGCGAGCAGGCCAACAACGTCGAATAA
- a CDS encoding CocE/NonD family hydrolase translates to MATLLVLCAVLGTGSAFAQTPTPQKKYPGLPSETPDNLVPTNDGFDYVKRDVMIPMRDGVKLHTVVLVPKGAQGAPILLTRTPYNATELTSHAASSHLGPILTGYDNAVDVIVEGGYIRAVQDIRGKYGSEGDYVMNRPLHGPLNPTPVDHATDTYDTIDWLVKNTPESNGKVGILGISYDGFLPLMALFNPHPALKVSVPMNPMVDGWMGDDWFHNGAFRQQNMPYIYEQVGTRANEAKWWTSHFDDYDMFMQAGSAGELGRRRGLEQIGFWRKILEHPSYDAFWQQQAMDKLLAAQPLKVPVMLVHSLWDQEDIYGDIAVYKALKPKDTNNDKIYLVLGPWHHGQEIQDGSTLGALKFGSDTALTFRQEVLRPFLDHFLKDDARPSSKPDVASVTAFETGTNKWRRLPAWPAGCPNGCTIKPTPLYLNAGLKLGYVAPKAGDAMFEEYVSDPAKPVPFRARPNRPTGYTAELTWWRWLVDDQRESSGRPDVVSFVTDALTAPVKISGQPIANLIVSTSGTDSDWVVKLIDVYPDEVAGQPEMGGYQLMIAADIFRGRYRESFETPKPLEAGKPLPYRFTLPTANHVFLPGHRLMVQIQSSWFPLYDRNPQTFVPNIFWAKPGDYHKATQRVYHAPGQATLVELPLVSTP, encoded by the coding sequence ATGGCGACGTTACTCGTCCTATGCGCGGTTTTAGGAACCGGCAGCGCCTTCGCGCAAACTCCCACCCCGCAGAAGAAGTATCCGGGCTTGCCCAGCGAGACGCCGGATAACCTAGTGCCGACCAACGACGGCTTCGATTACGTCAAACGCGACGTGATGATTCCGATGCGTGACGGCGTAAAGCTGCACACGGTCGTCCTCGTGCCGAAGGGCGCACAAGGCGCGCCGATTCTGCTGACGCGCACGCCATACAACGCGACCGAACTCACCAGTCACGCGGCCAGTTCGCATCTCGGCCCGATCCTGACCGGCTATGACAATGCTGTTGACGTGATCGTCGAGGGCGGCTACATCCGCGCGGTGCAGGACATTCGCGGCAAATACGGCTCCGAAGGCGATTACGTGATGAATCGCCCACTGCACGGGCCGCTCAATCCGACGCCCGTAGATCACGCGACTGACACCTACGACACGATTGATTGGCTGGTCAAAAACACGCCAGAGAGTAACGGCAAGGTCGGCATCCTCGGTATTTCTTACGACGGCTTTCTGCCGTTGATGGCGCTGTTCAATCCGCATCCGGCGCTCAAGGTATCCGTGCCGATGAATCCAATGGTAGACGGCTGGATGGGCGATGACTGGTTTCACAACGGCGCGTTCCGGCAGCAGAACATGCCTTACATCTACGAACAGGTCGGCACGCGCGCCAACGAGGCCAAGTGGTGGACGAGCCATTTCGACGATTACGACATGTTCATGCAGGCGGGTTCAGCCGGTGAACTGGGACGGCGGCGCGGACTGGAACAGATCGGTTTCTGGCGCAAGATTTTGGAGCATCCGAGTTACGACGCCTTCTGGCAGCAGCAGGCGATGGACAAACTGTTGGCGGCGCAACCGCTGAAGGTGCCGGTGATGCTGGTGCACAGCCTCTGGGATCAGGAAGACATTTACGGCGACATCGCCGTTTATAAGGCGCTCAAGCCCAAGGACACCAACAATGACAAGATCTATTTGGTGCTAGGCCCCTGGCATCACGGGCAGGAAATCCAGGATGGCAGCACGCTCGGTGCGTTGAAATTTGGCAGCGACACCGCGCTTACCTTTCGGCAGGAAGTGCTGCGTCCCTTTCTTGATCACTTTTTGAAAGACGACGCGCGCCCTTCATCAAAGCCGGATGTCGCCTCGGTCACAGCGTTTGAGACGGGCACGAATAAGTGGCGGCGGCTACCCGCCTGGCCCGCTGGATGCCCGAATGGCTGCACGATCAAACCAACGCCGCTGTATTTGAACGCTGGTCTCAAGCTGGGCTACGTCGCGCCGAAAGCCGGCGACGCGATGTTTGAAGAATACGTTTCTGATCCCGCCAAGCCCGTCCCGTTTCGCGCGCGCCCGAATCGGCCCACCGGCTACACCGCCGAACTGACGTGGTGGCGCTGGCTGGTGGACGATCAACGTGAATCATCGGGCCGCCCGGATGTGGTTTCGTTCGTCACAGACGCGCTGACCGCACCAGTAAAAATCAGCGGCCAGCCGATTGCGAACCTGATCGTTTCGACCAGCGGCACCGATTCCGATTGGGTGGTCAAGCTGATTGATGTCTATCCCGACGAAGTCGCCGGTCAGCCGGAAATGGGCGGCTATCAACTAATGATCGCCGCCGACATCTTTCGTGGGCGTTACCGCGAGAGCTTCGAGACGCCCAAGCCCCTCGAAGCGGGCAAGCCCTTGCCGTATCGTTTCACCTTGCCGACGGCCAATCACGTCTTCCTGCCGGGGCATCGGTTGATGGTGCAGATTCAATCCAGTTGGTTCCCGCTCTACGACCGCAATCCGCAGACCTTCGTGCCGAATATCTTTTGGGCGAAGCCAGGCGATTACCACAAGGCTACGCAGCGCGTTTATCACGCGCCGGGACAGGCGACGTTGGTGGAATTGCCGCTGGTCAGCACGCCGTAA
- a CDS encoding DUF4062 domain-containing protein: MKARPTIFISGVSHEFGAFRDAVESEIKKKGCYAENQPNFHTDHTTVEEMLRRRLHDADAVIHLAGFRFGAEPNERPPDTPLDAPRRSYTQMEFDIARELQKPVYVFLSAAATVRQPAKPDEQAEDAAAVAFQLAHRAAIQNTNQLYYFFKDQAELCKLVAEIPIVHGAEFKADISRIVRYAPDELIGREAETELLNEAWAQALGTHGFQCAGLIQRRNESHCATRQACTLEAVRTQGRPHILTFVALGGEGKTSLVAKWAAELAAQDWPGCDAAFAWSFYSQGTRDQVAASSDLFLNEALTFFGDAAMANSPAGAFDKGRRLAQLVGERRALLILDGVEPLQYTPGPPLDGKLKDEGIAALLKGLAAQSRGLCVVTTRYSLPDLKAFWQTTAPQHTLLRLSQAAGVALLLKLGVRKASGTSAEFEQLVEDVKGHALTLNLLGTYLRDAHAGDLRRRDLIKLEEADAEEQGGHAFRVIEAYVRSFEDASQTAEAQAKGRRALALLKLLGLFDRPATADCLRALWEGKPITGLTELLFTTETKWFGLKQTHQPISEAQRNLSLKRLEDAKLLTVNRAEGSGKLLALDAHPLLREYFARRVRDEQPDAWRAAHRRLYEQLCATTSDQKDEPTLEDLQPLYQALAHGCQAGLQQEACEEVYRDRIVRLNEYYSLKKLGALGSDLGAVICFFETPWSRVSPALTEADQAWLLNEAAFRLRALGRLTESLEPMRAGMELEASKEHWENAAIGASNLSELELTLGEVAGAVGNTAQSVQYADRSGDAFQRYSKRTTHANALHQAGRRDEAAARFREAEQMQADDQPDYPLLYSMRGFRYCDLLLAEAERAAWEKSEVGSRKSELIAACRAVSKRAAQTLKIAERNNLSLLTIALDHLTMGCAALYTAILESSDFRLPTSDFSHIESAVSGLRRAGQQDELPRGLLTRAWLRHLTGARSCEQAGPDSAQSDLDEAWDIATRGGMRLFQADIHLYRARLFGAGGWGLGTGEQYPWVSPQHDLDEAEKLINQCGYGRRREELADAKAALRGSAVS; this comes from the coding sequence ATGAAAGCCAGACCGACCATTTTCATCAGCGGCGTCTCGCACGAGTTCGGTGCGTTCCGCGACGCGGTGGAAAGCGAAATCAAGAAGAAGGGCTGCTATGCCGAGAATCAGCCCAACTTCCACACCGATCACACCACTGTCGAAGAAATGCTGCGCCGCCGCTTGCACGACGCTGATGCCGTGATCCACCTCGCGGGCTTTCGCTTTGGCGCGGAGCCGAACGAGCGACCGCCAGATACACCGTTAGACGCGCCGCGCCGTTCCTACACGCAGATGGAATTCGACATCGCGCGCGAATTGCAGAAGCCGGTTTATGTTTTTCTCTCAGCCGCTGCCACCGTTCGCCAGCCAGCCAAGCCGGACGAGCAAGCCGAAGATGCCGCAGCCGTAGCCTTTCAACTGGCGCATCGCGCGGCCATTCAAAACACGAATCAGCTTTACTACTTCTTCAAAGACCAGGCCGAACTCTGCAAGCTGGTCGCTGAGATTCCCATCGTGCATGGCGCGGAGTTCAAGGCCGACATCTCGCGCATCGTCAGATACGCCCCCGACGAACTCATTGGTCGCGAAGCTGAAACCGAACTGCTCAACGAGGCTTGGGCGCAAGCCCTGGGTACGCACGGCTTCCAGTGTGCGGGACTGATTCAAAGACGCAATGAATCCCACTGCGCCACTCGCCAAGCCTGCACGCTGGAAGCGGTGCGTACCCAGGGGCGTCCGCACATCCTGACGTTCGTAGCGCTGGGCGGCGAAGGGAAGACTTCGCTCGTAGCCAAGTGGGCCGCTGAACTCGCCGCGCAAGACTGGCCGGGGTGCGACGCCGCGTTCGCGTGGTCGTTTTACAGCCAGGGCACGCGCGATCAAGTCGCCGCTTCGTCCGATCTGTTTCTCAACGAAGCGCTCACTTTCTTCGGCGATGCCGCGATGGCGAACAGTCCGGCGGGCGCGTTCGACAAAGGGCGGCGGCTGGCGCAACTCGTCGGCGAACGGCGCGCGTTGCTCATCCTCGACGGCGTGGAGCCGTTGCAATATACGCCCGGCCCGCCGCTCGACGGTAAGCTCAAAGACGAAGGCATCGCCGCCTTGCTCAAAGGCCTCGCCGCCCAGAGCCGTGGCCTGTGTGTAGTAACTACGCGCTATTCGCTGCCCGACTTGAAGGCGTTTTGGCAGACCACCGCGCCGCAACACACGCTGTTGCGCCTGTCGCAAGCGGCGGGCGTAGCCTTGCTGCTGAAACTCGGCGTGCGCAAAGCAAGCGGTACGTCGGCGGAATTCGAGCAACTGGTCGAAGACGTGAAAGGCCACGCACTGACCTTGAACCTGTTGGGCACGTACCTGCGCGACGCCCACGCCGGAGACCTCCGCCGCCGCGACCTGATTAAACTGGAAGAAGCCGACGCCGAAGAGCAGGGCGGCCACGCCTTTCGCGTGATCGAGGCGTATGTGCGTTCGTTTGAGGACGCGAGCCAGACGGCGGAAGCGCAGGCGAAAGGCCGCCGCGCCCTCGCGTTGCTCAAATTGCTCGGCCTGTTCGACCGGCCCGCGACGGCGGATTGCCTGCGCGCGTTGTGGGAAGGCAAACCGATCACCGGCTTGACCGAACTGCTTTTCACGACGGAAACGAAATGGTTCGGGCTGAAACAAACCCACCAGCCCATCAGCGAGGCGCAACGCAACCTGTCGCTCAAACGGTTGGAAGACGCGAAGCTGCTGACGGTCAACCGGGCGGAAGGTTCCGGCAAACTGCTGGCGCTGGATGCGCATCCGCTGCTGCGGGAATACTTCGCCCGGCGCGTGCGCGACGAACAACCCGACGCCTGGCGCGCCGCGCATCGGCGGCTTTACGAACAACTTTGCGCGACGACCTCGGATCAGAAGGACGAACCCACGCTCGAAGACCTGCAACCGCTTTACCAGGCCTTAGCCCACGGCTGCCAGGCGGGGTTGCAGCAAGAGGCGTGTGAAGAAGTCTATCGTGATCGTATCGTGCGCTTGAACGAATACTACAGCTTAAAGAAACTCGGCGCGCTCGGTTCCGACTTGGGCGCAGTCATCTGTTTCTTCGAGACCCCGTGGAGCCGCGTCTCGCCCGCGCTCACGGAAGCCGACCAAGCCTGGCTGCTGAACGAAGCCGCCTTCCGCCTGCGCGCCCTGGGTCGGCTGACCGAGTCTCTCGAACCGATGCGGGCTGGGATGGAGTTGGAAGCCAGCAAGGAGCACTGGGAAAACGCCGCGATTGGTGCGAGCAACCTGAGCGAGTTGGAACTGACGCTGGGCGAGGTGGCCGGGGCGGTGGGGAACACCGCGCAGTCCGTGCAGTACGCCGACCGCAGCGGCGATGCGTTTCAGCGGTATAGCAAGCGCACGACCCATGCCAACGCCCTGCACCAGGCAGGCCGCCGGGACGAGGCGGCAGCGCGCTTCCGCGAGGCCGAGCAGATGCAGGCCGATGACCAGCCCGACTACCCGCTGCTGTATTCAATGCGAGGCTTCCGGTATTGCGACCTGCTGCTGGCGGAGGCGGAGCGGGCAGCTTGGGAGAAGTCGGAAGTCGGAAGTCGGAAGTCGGAATTGATTGCGGCGTGCCGCGCCGTTTCAAAGCGCGCGGCGCAGACGCTCAAGATTGCCGAGCGGAACAACCTGTCGCTCCTCACCATCGCCCTCGACCACCTCACCATGGGCTGCGCGGCGCTTTACACGGCGATTCTCGAATCTTCCGACTTCCGACTTCCGACTTCCGACTTCTCTCACATTGAATCCGCCGTGTCCGGCCTCCGCCGCGCTGGTCAGCAAGACGAACTCCCGCGCGGCCTGCTCACCCGCGCCTGGCTGCGGCATCTGACCGGCGCGCGCAGTTGCGAACAGGCTGGCCCCGACAGCGCGCAAAGCGACTTGGACGAAGCCTGGGACATCGCCACGCGCGGTGGGATGCGCTTGTTCCAGGCGGACATTCACCTGTACCGGGCACGCTTGTTTGGGGCTGGGGGCTGGGGGCTAGGGACTGGCGAGCAGTATCCGTGGGTGTCGCCGCAGCATGATCTGGACGAGGCGGAGAAGTTGATCAACCAGTGCGGCTATGGCCGTCGCCGTGAAGAACTCGCCGACGCCAAAGCGGCGCTGCGCGGTAGCGCCGTGTCGTGA
- the rpoZ gene encoding DNA-directed RNA polymerase subunit omega, translating into MSDNTENNNVTTIDSKYRKILIAAKRSKQLQKGARARVSVPNAKTTRVALAELERGLVDFELTEKVEK; encoded by the coding sequence ATGAGCGACAACACTGAGAACAATAACGTCACCACCATTGACAGCAAATACCGCAAAATCCTGATCGCGGCCAAACGCAGTAAGCAATTGCAAAAGGGCGCGCGCGCGCGCGTCAGCGTGCCCAACGCCAAGACCACGCGCGTCGCGCTGGCCGAGTTGGAACGCGGTTTGGTGGATTTTGAATTGACCGAAAAGGTCGAGAAATAG
- a CDS encoding uracil-DNA glycosylase, which translates to MDARDEFLELVRQAKEHLRYYQELGVTALGDTERLAAVAAIAKTALPAPVELKTPAPQAELTVPTSPVPTLPTLPALPTLMAMPEPPLLTLPLTTLEAMPKSEDAPLLFGELEPAPQAAAAAAAPVNETLEDIRREMGDCQRCKLWSTRTNLVFGEGSPTAQLMFVGEGPGADEDASGRPFVGRAGQLLTKMIEAIDLKREQVYIANVVKSRPPGNRTPEADEVKACKPFLLRQIACIKPKLIVTLGNPATQSLLETKVGITRLRGEVQTYPHLPGVKVIPTFHPAYLLRSPDKKREAWDDLKKVRAFLRGELEG; encoded by the coding sequence ATGGATGCACGTGACGAGTTTCTGGAATTGGTGCGACAGGCCAAAGAGCATTTGCGCTATTACCAGGAACTGGGCGTCACAGCGCTGGGCGATACTGAGCGGCTGGCCGCAGTTGCCGCCATCGCTAAAACCGCGCTGCCCGCGCCAGTCGAATTGAAGACGCCAGCCCCGCAAGCTGAGTTGACGGTGCCCACTTCACCTGTGCCAACATTGCCAACGCTGCCAGCATTGCCAACATTGATGGCAATGCCGGAACCCCCACTGCTGACCCTCCCCTTAACAACATTGGAAGCTATGCCCAAATCAGAAGACGCACCATTGCTTTTCGGAGAGCTGGAACCGGCTCCCCAAGCTGCGGCTGCCGCTGCTGCGCCGGTCAATGAAACGCTCGAAGACATACGCCGCGAAATGGGCGATTGCCAGCGTTGCAAGCTCTGGTCAACGCGCACCAATCTCGTCTTTGGCGAAGGCAGTCCAACCGCGCAACTGATGTTCGTCGGCGAAGGGCCGGGGGCGGACGAAGACGCTTCGGGCCGTCCTTTCGTAGGCCGCGCGGGCCAACTCTTAACCAAGATGATCGAAGCGATTGATTTGAAACGCGAGCAGGTTTACATCGCCAATGTCGTCAAATCGCGCCCGCCCGGCAATCGCACGCCCGAGGCCGATGAGGTCAAAGCGTGCAAGCCGTTCCTGCTGCGCCAAATTGCCTGCATCAAACCGAAGCTCATCGTCACGCTGGGCAATCCGGCGACGCAATCATTGCTCGAAACCAAAGTCGGCATCACGCGTTTGCGCGGCGAAGTGCAGACCTATCCGCACCTGCCCGGTGTCAAAGTGATTCCGACCTTTCACCCGGCCTATCTGTTGCGCTCGCCCGACAAGAAACGCGAGGCCTGGGACGATTTGAAAAAGGTGCGCGCTTTTTTGCGCGGCGAGTTGGAGGGCTGA